The Rattus norvegicus strain BN/NHsdMcwi chromosome 9, GRCr8, whole genome shotgun sequence genome contains the following window.
AGCAGACTGAACAAGGGAGGCTGAGAGGACAGGAGCATGGTGGAAATGCACAAAAAGGCAGAGAGGCTGGCCCCTGGCATCCACAACTCAGCTAGCACCCTTTGGCCTGCTTGGCCCGTCCTCCTTGGCTTATGGTTTTTACTTCCTCACAGTTTACCCATGTTGCTAGGCTTGGGCTATGCTCCCCATCTACTCAAAGCAAGAGGTGAGCAGACATGCTGGTCTGAGGGCCCCCCTGCCTCCACGCTGTTGACTGAATGGATGGATATCTGGCTGCAGTGGGGTTCGAGGTAGACCCTAGGCTGTTTTCCCCCGCCAGTGCTTGGGTGAGGGAAGCTGCAAGGCAGCCTCCCTGGGTGGGCAGAGCAATCAGAGTCTGCTCTTGCTTATCTCACAGAGGCTGTGGAGCTGCGGGCTCCAAGGGCAAGGAGGGGTTAGGTCTCTGTAGAAAGCTGTCCAAATGATGCTCTGGGCCGTGGTAGTGTGACTAAGGCTGGAGAACTGTGTATTTCTGGGTGTGTTTGTTGTCAAGGATCAAACACAGGGGTCCCGGGACACTGCTCTGTCACACTTCATCCTCATCTCCCCTCAAGCAATGTTGCCTGAAGACTTGGGACCAAGAAAGCCACCAAGGTCCTCAGGTGCCCAAAGAACAGCTGTCAGCAAGTGTTGTACCAGCCAGGGCCTGTTTGCCTGGATGTTCCGAGTCTTCCTTGACGGTGCACTGTGGACCAGAGCAAGCAGTGAGCCCATGGTGTAGCCTTCACTCACTGTCCCGTGCACGGCTGAGTCAGGACCGGGGCAGCAGACCTCCGTGCTTCCAGAAAGCTCTGGTCTGACCTGGCAGGCAGCTAGTTACCCGGGGTGAGCAGCTCTGCTGCGGGGTGGCCCTGGAGGGTGGGGATTGAGTCGTGGGACTGCTGGGTGTGGAGTGACCAGGGTGGGCCATGGCTGGAGGTAGGCTGCAGGAAGCTCAGTGGTGGGAGCCAGCACCGGGGCTGAGTTGGCAGCTGATGAAGGCTCCAGAACAGCCCCCCCCAAGCATAACTGGTTGGTCCTGTACCAAAACCTTCAAAAGTTATTTGCCTTCCTGGCAGGGCCCAGAGCAGGGCTGTGGCTGGTTTGGGGGAGAGGCCTCGGTGCGCAGGGGAATAGAAGCCCAGATCTGCATCCAGAGGCGATTTTCCCAGGCTCCTTCCTCCCACACAGCGGCTCCCTCCCTTGGAGCTGGATCTGGCCCTTCCAGCCAAGTCATCCTGGCTGCACAgctcagcctggtctagagtAGCATGGGgcagactcccccccccccccccccccgccccgggcATGGCTCCACCCACCAGTACTTGGGAAGACCACTGAGGTGGAGGCCTGAAGTGGCCCAACTTCAGCTTGAGCCTCTGGTTGTCTCAACCTAGAGCAGAGGCTCAAGGTCAGTGATTTACTCTGGAGCAAGGAAAAGGAGCCATGCCATCTGTGGGCCCTCTAAGTCCTAGCTTGATGGCTCATCTCTGTCCTCCGTGTCATGAGCGCGTGGCAATTGGGACTACAGCAGCTTTTATGCCAGCCCTCGACTGTCTGTTCCCTCTAGGCTCTTGGAGCATCCAGATGGAAAGGGGCAACGCGCTGGTGGTACTGCGCAGCCTGCTCTGGCCAGGCCTCACCTTCTACCACGCTCCCCGCTCCAAGAACTACGGCTACATCTATGTGGGCACAGGCGAGAAGAACATGGACCTGCCCTTCATGCTGTAGGAGGGGCAGGCTGGATATTTATGAGAAGTCGAAACACTGTTTCATAAAGTTCAACCATTGGGTCTGCTTGTTCTGTCCTGATTTTTGTCATTTTGTCCCTCTGGCATTTAGTCAGCCGGCTCTGAAAGGCCAGGAAATGCAATTCCtaaccaggaggcagaggcctggAATAAGCTAATGAGGGAGGCACCGAGTATGTTCTATGTTCGTGTGGAGATGGATGGAAGGGGTGGTTAGGAGCCTGCTCGAGTTCCCAGAGTCAACAAAAGCTGCTTGTAACTGATCATCACTCGGCCTCCACCTACAGTGCTGGACCATGGGCCCTGCGTGGCACTGACACTGACAGGGCCCAATAAGCAGGTCCGCACGCTGCACGGGCCCCACACTTCTAAGCACTGACCACATGGGGAGGCCAAGAGCctgctttatttatatttccttgGGTAAGTTTCCTGCTCCGACCTCGGCCACAGCCAGTCATCAGAACAGTGACCAGGAGATCCAGCTCCtggctgcctctggctcccaacgCTGCAGCTGGGCAGATCTAAGGAACAGAAGTAAGTTCCAACATCCCTGCCCTGTTTGTGGAGGACAGTGGTTCTGGCAGGAGGGGCAAGCACATCTTCTGGAAGGTTCTAGTCAGGATCTTCAGCAGTATCCCTCCCATTAGTGCATCAGCTTCAGAGGCCTTCTGGAGTAGCGGACATTGTCTTTCAGGAGAGGTGATCCCACGGCCATACCCACCTTGTTCCAAGGGTGGCCTTTCTTGTAGATTGGCTTGACGGACTTGGGAGCCCAGCGAGTCAGATAGCTGTAGTGAGAACACAAAGAGGTTGCCTGATGGGGCAGGAGACGGTCACTGTCCCCTGGGGCTGGGTGCAGCCTCCCTCACCAGTTTTCCTTTCTCAGAAGGCAAAGCATTTGGGGGTGCGGGGGACACGGCTGTTTTGTAAACAGATGGGCTGGGCTCTCGCTGCTACAAGTGTGTGGTCAGGGCTCAGGCAGGGCCAGGCAGCCTAGACCCGGCTCCCTTGCTCTTTAAGAGTCGTCAGTGTGATCTGCACtgcaggcagaaggcagagaggaggCTGCTTGGACAGGAGGTCTCTGGCCTGAAGCTAGAGACAGGAATGTGGCATAGACACCCTAGCCCCCAGTGAGCTTCCCAGGGCACTGCGACTGTGGCAGGAGCCCGCCTCCCCCAGTAGGAAGCAAGGGATGAACAGAGCAGCGCACTCCAGTCCAGCAGGTTTCTGTAAGTGGGAGGGGCAGGGAAAGATGGAAGCCGCCCACGGCCGTCGGGACTCCTCTGGGGACAGCCTAGGCTCTGACTGTTCCTGGAAGGGTGGATCATAGCACCAAGACTGGGGTTTACTCTGTTCATAATGAAACCTGGCTCCTGATCAGGAAGGCCCATCCTTCATACTCAGAGTTCAGCCACATAGGCCAGGGGTCCTCCTGTGTTCTATGCAAGGCCTCTAGAAGCCTTCAAGTATTACTTTAAAAGCGAGTATTCCTGgcagaaattaaaattattttttggctGACATCTCTGGCTGACAAGGGTTGCTGATTCACGCCTTCCCATCACGTTCCTTTGGAccttggtcttcagctgttcgcCTCATGAAGAGGGAGTGCAATGCGAGCCCATCCTGTACCTGTGTGTGGGCACTGGAGGTGAAGATGAGGCCCACCCCAGTTGGCTGGAGACACTAACACTGTTCTGGGTACTGCCTGCACAGGGCTGCTATTTCTATGGTCAGCTGTTCTAGGACAGCAGTTTAGTCCGGCATAAGTTCCTTCACCACCAGCTGGCCCTTTTGCTGGCCCCTCCCAGTCCCCAGAGGGAGAGGTGAAGACGGGGTTTATGAAGAGGCCCATGACCTAGGGTGTTCACCAGGACTCAAGGGCTTCAGAAGACCCCAGCTGACCACTCTCCAGAGCTCTCCTCAGCTCTCCTCTAGTTAGTCTCGGCTGCGTCAGTGCCACATGGAGCAGCCAGCTAACCGAGGCAGGCTGGGGGCATCCAACCAGCTCTCTGTGGACGTCTCAGCTCGAGCTACAACTCATGTTTTCCTGAACCAGCCCCTTCCTACATCTCCTGAGCAGGGCCTGGCCTGGGTATGTGTGCTAAGcacaggaaaggaggagaggggtaCTATCCTCTCTGCTGGAGAAACAATGCTGTACCAGGGTGCTGAGGACATGGAGGAGTGAGCAGGGCCTAGGCCCTGGAGTGCAGCCTAGGGACCTTTGGGTGTAACCATAGCGTCCCTTGTACAGAGATCAGTACCTCCTGAGCCAGGACTTCCCTTCCCCCAGGATGGCTTTTTGCAGCTCAAGAGCCCCCACACATCATCAATCCCATGTCACACTAAAGGACACCGGATGTAAGGGAGGGAGCCTGGCCTAGCTTCAAAGGCCTGAGGGCAGGATGGATTGTGTCTTCAGGCTTGCTGCTGCCTCTTAAAAAgccagggttgggggtgggctCAACCCTGAATGGACCAGAGCATGCCCTGCTCCTCAGGGCTGCTGGTGgatagcccagcccagcccagctcagGCTCAGCATCTAGGGATGGGGAAAGCAAGGCACAAAGAAGCAAGCCTATATCACCCTATCTCTACCCTCTCTGCCTAACAACCGGGTCTCCCAGCCTCCACCTAGGCTCTGGCAGGATCTCTGCAAAGGTCTGTTGGGGTTGGGCAGTCTTGCTCTGCCTTAGACACCCTGCAGAGTAGAGTGTGTCTTCCTCACTATCAGCAGAGCCCGCGGCACACTGGAGGTGAGAGGAGCTGCAGGTAGAGGGCATAAGAACTGCAAAATCAATTCTAAAGACCCAGCTCTTTGCTGAATGAGGGATGCTATAGATCTAACTGCCCACGAGGGTGATGTCAGAGAGAGGGGAACCTGCAAGAGGACAGTTGTCCGAGAGTCAGGTGAGGATCTGCTCGCACTGGAGGGCCTGCCTAGCCTGCTGGTGCTGAGGGCTGACGTGCATCTGTCCCCCTCAGCCCTCGGATACCTTATCCATGGCAGTTATCCATGGCAGTCGTGTGGCTGCCAGCAGGGAGCACTGGTGTGACTGACTCTATGCAGGTACATCTCTCCTATCCCAGATGCTCCTCCCATGGCTcaggcctgcctctgccctgtCATGAGCCCAGTGCTGGAGAGAGCTGGACATCAGTTTGTATAAGAGCTCTGACTTGCCCATGGCAGCGCAGTGTATATCATCCACAGGGACTGACACCGTCTAATGCCCCAGCAGTGTTTCCTTGCCCCTGGGTCAAGGCCCTGTAcgacagaaagagaagagagctgGGCCAGGCAGGTGGCAGATAGCACACAGTACAGCCATGGCAGGAATGGTACAGGTGTGTGCTTGGGCTGGCTGGGAATGGAGCAGCCAAGCAACACCCTAGCTCTCTCGGGCTGCAGTGAGACACGGGCCCTGGAACTCGTGGGTTAATTGTGCGCATGTCTTCTTACCGATTGAGCTTGGGCTTATCCTTTGGTGAGCATCCTTCTGGAAGCCGTGGTCTGTGATTTGGGAACAGACCTGAATGGGAGGAAGAACATGAAAGGGGTCAGTCTCCACAGTTCTGAAAGGGCCAGGGGCAAAGACCATGGGAGCGGGGAGGAggggtatacatgtgtgtgtttgtttgtgtgtgcatgtgtgtgtgtgcatgtgtgcgtgagtgtgcgtCTCATTTAACCACTGCTCTGCTCGCCATCTCTCTCCCAGCTGTCACGGCTGGCTGGGAAGAGGAACTGGAGTCCCCACCACCCCTTTTGGCCTTGGGTACTGTGACCTGCTCGATGAGCCATCTTCACGCACTCCTCCATTTTTCGGTGTTCTTCCCGGCACAGGCCTGTGATTCTCCGGGGCAGCATGCCTCCATGAGGCCGGATGAACTGACTGAGCAGCAACACGTCCTAGTGAAAACCAAGGAGAGGAGTGTGGGTCCGCTGGGCTTGCTGGAGTGTGGGAACCTGGACTGTGGGCCACAGAGCTTGCAGCACCTCCCCAATGTTCTGACATCATCGGGTGAGACCAGAAACGCTGCAGGGAGCGCTTAACCACCAGTCTTTCTCAGTAGTAAGATGACTGGTGGCCATTCTCCTCTGCTGATGGGACATGTAGAGCATttcagtgagaggaatggcttctgCTTCTCCGTCCCAGAGCTGAGATGGTGCAGCTGAAGTTCCTGCTCAGGTGCTAGGCAGGCGGctgagcagagagggagggagtgggataCGAAGCTCAGTCCACATCTCCTAAGCCCTGCTATCCTAGAGGGACGGGGTCCTTAGGCTTCcctgcagcccccccccccccaacaaccTTGGGATAAGTCTAGCAAAAAGGACAAACTCTCTCTCCACCACAAATGGCTCGAAGGGTTAATACTTGCCCTGCCAGGGCCCAATGTCAGCCTCAGCAGTCGCTGTCTGTGCTGCCCTGGCTGCCGGTACTGCACGACTGCAAATCTGTTTTAATCACTAACGGCTCTTGGGGACCCAGGAACTCTCAGCCCTACACTCATCAGAAGCAGGTAGCAAGGCTTGGACTAATCCAGAGCTAACATGCTGGCTTGCATCCTCAGACTCTTTACTGCAGGGTGCCAAGCCAGCCAACAGTTACACACAGCTTGGGCCAACAGTGCTCCTAgtggaaagggggaaaggaaaaacAACTTTAGCCTTTACCTTGGAAAGAATTAGATTTCTTCTCCTGGAAGAACAGAGCCAAATTGGTTTCCTGGAAACGGCCAGTAGGAGTGTGCCCCGGGTGCCGGGGCAGGTGTGGGCATGGCCTCCCTGTCTCAGCTGAGATTCCAagcatgcctgtgtatgtgcactGGCATCTGTGAGAAGAGCTCTGACCTCAGCCTTCTGCTGCACTCCTGCACTTACTTGGAGAGGACCCAGGGCAGGGGAGCCCTGCTCTTGACCCCATGCCGGGGGTGGACTGAAGCCAAGGCTCCCAGACCAGGAGATTAGTTGGGTCACTCTGTTCAGATCTTCCTGGCCTTATCACCTGACCAGGATCTCTGCGCTTAGTCATCCTGTGCCTTAAAGGGGGAACTGGGACAACACAGGTCAAACTGGCCCAGAACCTGAATCACCTGAAACTCCAAAATAGAGTGTCTATGTCACCAGTGAGTGCTCTAGAGAACAAGTGTGGGGATCCAGGGCCAGGTCCTACCTTCTGCAGGGTAGCAGTTATCACGTGGGCTCCGCCTGGCACCTCAGATCTGAAGCCCAGCTCTGATATAGTGCTAGGTGATTGTGGCACATTCATTACCTTCTCTGTGCTTGAGATCCCTCATAGCAAAGCAAGGAAGAGGAAGTCCCTACTTCATGGGGTTAATCAGAGATTTAAGGGCTGGAAAACGGCTCAGCCAGTAAATGTACttgccaccatgtctgcctgtctaAGTTCCACCCTCGGGGCCACAGGAAGGAGACCTGACCGACCTCTAtgcctgtgctgtgtgtggcatctGTGCCCTCACATggacacatctctctctctctctaacactaAGTGAGCTCTACAAAGTCCATGACTTCCCAGGACGGCCTCTGGAGCAGGCCCCACCCTTGCTATGCTGTCCGCTGCTGGATACGTTCATATCCTCTCCTTTCCAGAAGCAGCTGTTCTGGAAGAGCTAGAGCAACTGGGTGGTATGGAGTCCAGAACTCCACGGTGGAGACGAGAACGTGAACCACCTCGTTACCTAAGGGGAGAGGAGCCAAATCCAGACCCTATTCCATCCCCATGAGGACTACCCCTGCCATTCTGAACAAGGCCACAAATGTAGTCCGTGGCTTCCAGCCCCACAGCCTGTGCGAACTTTAAAAATGCCATGCTGACTGGGTCTGCCTGAGGCTGAGTTGTTTGAGCAGtgactttcctttataagaatgtGTCTAAGTGGTTCTCctctatgtatgcatgtgcaccacagGTTCCTCAGTATCCCTGGGGACAAAGAGCATTAGCTACTCTAGAACTGGAGCTCTGGGTGTTTTAAGTTGTCTTGTTGAGaagcaaatactcttaactgttaagccatcactccagccccataCTTCTTGTTTCTAAAAAagttatttttgagattttattttatacatacatgtatgtgggcacatgtatgtgtgcatgtatgtgtgtacatgcaatgcctgtggtggccagaagagggcactggattcttTGGGACTTGATATATATAGCTCTTACCACCCTGTTCTAGTTCAGAATTGAAAccttgacctctggaagagcagccaatgcacttaaccactgagccatctctccagcccccagcccagTATGTCTTCAAGTTCCTTAGAGTCTACCACATGGCCAGGTTGACAGCTACTGGACAAAGTGCTGCCTTTAATGGCTTTGTGGAATGCAGCTGTCACTATATAGGGAGGACAGCGCTCAAGGTAAGAGGCCCTGACCCCAGTGAGTGCAGGGTGACAGTTTTTATAGTCACACTTACCTCATAGTTATATTTGTGCTTCAGATTCCAACGGCAGATGGGGCACTGGCCTGAGGGATTAGGGGGATCTGGAGTTGCCTTGGGGCTTTCTGTGACTCGGCCTTCAATCTAAgaagcaggaaaagaaaaaacaccagTGTGAAAGCCGGGGTCAGACATGCAGGTCTTTAGCTCTGAGTACACAATGCATGAATGCCAGTCAAAGCTTACTTTTGGGGGGTCTCATGGCAGCAACTGGGCTACAAGGTACTAGGTTCCAAGCCAGCAGAGGTTATACAGTAAGAATCTTGCCTCAAACCAGACAAAAGACAAATGACAACATAGACATAGAACCTGGTAACTAGAAGAGtggtctcaaccttcctgatgctatgaccctttaatacagttccttaggTTGTGGCGACCCCAACCACAAAACTACTTCCACTGCTACTTCATGATTatacttttgctactgttctgaatcataatataaatatctgtatttcttGATGGTCTTTTGGGGATCGTGATGCACAGGTTGATAAGGACTACACTACAAGATTAGTTTGCTGGTTTTAGTGGATGCTATTTTCCTTCATCAACAAGCCACAATAAAGTACCTGAACCCTAGgcttccttccccctgcttctggaAAAGGTGGCACATGCAGGTGGTTAAAAGTTCcaaatggggactggagagatggctcagcagttaagagtctgTCCTGCTCTTGCATAGGACTGGGCTTTGGTTTccaagggaatctgatgccttcttttggcctccaaAAACACGCGTATGTATACAGACAGACAGCTACGCACACGTATGAAGAAGTTCCAAATGGCATAGTCAGAAGCAATATTCAAAGAAAACCTCCGCCCATTCTGTGCATTTTCTGCTGAGAGCACTGTTTCTAGCTCTATGGAAGAAAACGAAGTCTACACTAGCAGGTCCTGACCAGACATGATGTGTGCCCCACTCCCCCTTTGGCCGTGTCTGGGGACATTTCTGATTGCACAATTGGAGAACGTGTATTATGGGCATCTAGCAAGGAGACACAGGGAAGTCTCACAACAaagagcagcagccagtgctGCAGCTGAGAAGCCCCGAGAGGAGCGAGACAAGGAAGCATCTGCGTGCACTGCTGCTCCTCTCTCCCTCCGCAAACACGGAAAGTCCAGGCAGATGAACACAATACGGGCCCTCCTCTAAGAACAACCATGGGCTCactgggtagccttggctggcttggaactcattatACAGAGTAGGCTATCCTCATCCTTGTGTTATTTTGGATAACATCCTTTCAATACCCTGCAGAGGCCCTGTGTGACATCTCCCATCATGGATGGACCCTGTGACCCAGCCTTGGAATGGCTACGTGTACTAAAGCGACCTGGGAGTCAGCCTCAGTTGCAGGGGAGCTTAGCAGGCCTCTGAGGCTGAGCCCGAGAGCACAGTGGGATAGATCTGAGAGGCACTAGGACAAAAGTAACCTTGTCCCCGGGCTGGGACTGGCCAAGGGACAGAGGCTAGAAGTTCTGCTCAGTTATGCCAGGCACCACTACCCACCCCCGCTTCTACCATGGCAACCCTAAACACGTCAGAGAGAAGCTGTGGGCCAGGGAAATCTAAGGTGCATGGGAGGCCTTGGGAGGGGCCTTAAGGGCCCCAGGGGAGAGCTAGCATTTACTAGCTCACCGTTATTTACCTCATTCTGTGCTAGGAATGGCTCGCATATACCAGACTATTTAACTCCCACAGCTATGGGCGGCAGGAGACGGATCTTATTTTGGAGGGCGCACACCCACAGTCAGCCACGGCAGCACCTGACCAGGCATGCACGGGCTCACCCCAGAGCCAGTGTCTCCATATGCCTTCTACAAACAGCAGATCCGTGTCCCACATGAAAAAACCTCTTTACACTTAAAAGCCAATGTGAACAGCACTAGTAACTGAGGAGTAAGTCTTCAGTTCTGAATGCCTAGCAATCTCTGAGAGATGCTGTTCTGGTGAACTAGTTAGTTTTGAAGAGTCTGAAGATGGCAGCCCAGAGAGCCAGACATGATCTGCCAGGGTTATCAAGGGAAAGCAGAAACAGCCAATAGAAGAACAGGTGTCCTAATgagctaaagaaaaaaagaaggctggTCCCAGAACAGCAGCTGTAATAGTAGGAGATGCAGTGGGCAGGGGACGCTCTCTTTAGCACTGAGCACTCTGTACCCAGAAAAGCAGAAGCAATACACCACTTCAAAAGTCTGATATCACCTGGTGCGATGTCATACACTTtactcccagcattcaggaggcagatgcaggcagatttctgtgagtttgaggccagcctggtctacactgagttttaggacagccaggattaccaagacagagagaccctgtctcaaaaaataaaaacaaagaaggcTGCTGTCACTCTTTTCTCCAGCATAGAACTTATAGGGTGAATGCctgtttcagtttttttttgtcatttgaaATGGTCTCAtggaggccaggctggccttgatctctctatatagctgaggatggccttgaactcctgattctctagGTACAGAGATTACAGATATACACAATCATGCCCAGACTGCATTAGGTTTTAATCAGGGAACCAGAGAAGTGCTTTAAGAACATGGAGTTCCCTGCACAGTAAGAACTGGGGTGGGAAGGCCCCAGTAGAAAGGCCAAGGAGGTATTCTGGGAGGAGAATGACTGGATTTCTCCTGGGGATAAGACTGCCTTAGGGTAGACTATATTTGGCTGACTGCCAGAGAGGTTAAGCCCCTGGTCGACATGGAAGTTCTTGAGCCTTCTGGGAGCTCTGTGAGGTGGCTGAGAATTTCTTGGAGGCATTGAAGGCCATGTGAAAACAAGGTTGTCTTTTAAGGATTATGGGATAATCTAGGCCCCATGACTGACTCCCCAAGGGAGGTGAGATGGGCTCGGTGAGGGAAAGGGGGGCATGGGAGGAAGAATAGTTCTAGCTTTCTTACTGAGAGACAAGCCAGGGTGCCAGCTAGTGAGGTTGGGGCCCAGGGCCTGCCACCTCCTAACATGTCACTTAAGGGTACTAAGTCATTCCAGACAGAAGGCAAAGGTCAGAAGGGCAGGCCCCTGGCCCTGGGCCAACTAATTCTGGCTCTGTAGCCTGCAATGCTGCCTTAGTTTCCCCTCTGGGAAACTGATTTATCACCTGCCAGAGAACATATTAGTAAAGGCCTCTGAGACTTTGTCATACAAAAGGTCACTTTAATCAAGTAACAGATACCTCAGCACAGGCCCAGCGACTGCTCCTGATTACCCACACTACAGCACACAGCCCGAGAAATAGTACACTTCAGGATTTATGGTCTCAGAGGGAGCAGATC
Protein-coding sequences here:
- the Mrps18a gene encoding 39S ribosomal protein S18a, mitochondrial produces the protein MAALRALVSGCGRQLQTLLAGPAATGWLWLPARGLREVVKIQEGKTTVIEGRVTESPKATPDPPNPSGQCPICRWNLKHKYNYEDVLLLSQFIRPHGGMLPRRITGLCREEHRKMEECVKMAHRAGLFPNHRPRLPEGCSPKDKPKLNRYLTRWAPKSVKPIYKKGHPWNKVGMAVGSPLLKDNVRYSRRPLKLMH